CCGGGGGCGAGGTACGCGTTGTGGCGGTTGGTGGGCAGGCGCTTGGCCTGGTTGACCAGCGCCTCGGTCCAGATCGGGATGAGCACCCGCAGGTAGTGCAGCCGGCCCTGCGCGCCCGCCGGCTTGAAGGTCGCCTGGGTCGAGGCGGCGACGTTCATCCACGACTGCATGAGCTCGCGCTGGTAGCGCCCGACGTAGTCGGCGACCGGCCGCAGGTCCCGGGCGAGCGGGTCGAGGACGCCCACGAGCGGCCGGGCGGCGTCGACCGTGCGTCGCAGCGCCGGCAGGCCCGCGGCCGACGCGCGCACGACCGGGTCGACGTCGGCGAAGAGGCGCTCGAGCTCGGGCGCCAGCGCGGTGCCGTCGCGCAGCACCGGCCGGACGTCGGGCGCCGCGCGGCGCAGCTGGGCCAGGACGGGCCGGGCGTCGGCGAGCAGGCGGTCGGCCTCCTCGAGCGTCGGGCGCAGCTCGTCCTGGAAGGTGGGCAGCCGGCGGAGGAGGGCGCGGACGTCGGGGTCGCGGCGCGCGGTCGTGCGCAGGACGCGGTCGGCGGACGTGACGAGCCGGCGCACCGCGCCGTCGTCGCGGCCCAGCGCGGCGAAGACCCGGCCGGTGTCGCGCACCCCGTGGGACAGCGCGTCCTCCTGCGCGTGCAGGACCGCGAGCAGCCCGGCGCCGCGCTGCGCCGTCCCCGCCAGGCCGCCGAGGGCGTCGTTGAGGTCGGGCCCGCGGTCGCGCAGGATCGCCGCCGCGCCCTGGAGGCCGCGCTTGAACGCCCGCCGCGTCGGCGCGTCGAACGCGCGCAGGACCTCGTCGAGCTCGACCGTGCCCTGGACCTGCGAGCGCGGCAGCCGCGCGCCCTCGGGCAGCAGCGGCGCATCCGGCGTCCCGCGCGTGAGCTCGACGAACGTCTCGCCGAGCAGCGTCTTGAGGCGCAGCGTGGCCCGCGCGTCGCGGTGCACCGGGGCGTAGCGGGCGCGCAGCTCGAGCGTGGCGAGCGTGCGGCCCTGGCCGTCGGTGTCCAGCGCGACGACCTTGCCGATCGGCACGCCCGAGACGCGGACGTCCGCGTTCTGCGTGAGCTGCGTGGCCTCGTCGAACGGGACCTCGAGCCGGTAGCCCTTGGGCTTGAGCGGCGCGGGCCCGCCGAAGGACGTCCACAGGAACAGCAGCAGGCCGAAGCACGACAGAGCGAAGAGCACCATCGCCAGCAGGCGGCCGAGGGTCGGGGCCTGCTTGCTCACCGCCCGGCCCTCCGCGCGGGGGTCTGGCCGCTCGCGTCCGCCGGGCAGGCCGGCAGCTGGGTGATGACCCGCAGGACGGCGTGCAGCTCCTCGGGCAGGCCGCCGAGCGTGGAGCACGAGACGATGAGCCCGCCGCGCCACACCGCCCCCTGCGCGTCGTCGATCGAGAGGATCGAGCCGGCGTTGTGCAGGAACCACGCGGTCCAGAAGAGGTAGCCCTCCTCCGGACCCTCCGGGTTGTGGCCCAGCTCGTTGGTGACGTAGCGCAGGACGTCGAACGACGAGCTCAGGTCGGGGGTCTGGGCGAGCAGGTCGCGGACCGCCGGGCGGGCGCTGCGCAGCACCGGCCGCGCCTGCACCGCCAGGCCGCGGATCCGCCGCGCCGCCGGCCGTGCGTCGCGCAGGAGCGGGTCGACGCGCGGCAGCGCCGGCTCGAGGTCCGCGAGCGCCGGGCGCAGCGCCGCGACCGCCTGCGGCAGCCGGCGCGACAGCGGCCGGCTGGCGCTCAGCGCGTCCGTCGTCGCGCGCAGCGTCCCGGGCAGCCGCTCCAGGGCGCCCCGCACCGCGTCGTCCTGGCGGGCGATCGCGCCGAACGTGCGGTGCGCGCCGGTGACGAGCGCGCGCACGTCGTCGTCGCGCGCGGCGGCCGCGTCGGTCAGCCGCCGCAGCGACCCGACCAGGCGCCGCAGCTCGCCGCGCCGCGCGGTGATCGCCTCGGTGACCTTCGCCGTGCGCTCGAGCGACGGCGCCGCCGTGCGCAGGATCGCGCGGACGTCGCGCGCCCGGCCCTGCAGGCCGCGCCCGGTGGCCTGGGCGATCGTGCGCAGCCACAGCCGCGTGTCCTGGTCGAGGCCGGCGAGGACCTCGTCGAGGTTCACGTTTGGCAGCGTGCGCGACACCGGCAGGACGTCGTCCTGGCCGAGCAGCGGCGAGCCCTCGGTGCCGGGGTCGAGCTGCACGCTCATGTCCTGCAGCCCGGTCTTGGGGCGCAGGAGCATCGTCGCGTCGCGGTGGATCCTCGGGAGCTTCGTGCGGTCGACCTCGAAGGTCACCAGCGCCCGGCCGTCGACGAGGCGCACCTCGCGGACCTCGCCGACGTCGACGCCCGCGACCGCGATCGTCTGCCCCTGGCCGGGGGTGACCGCCTGGGCGGTCGAGAACGCCGCCGTGACCTCGTAGACGTCCTCCCAGGGGAAGCGCAGCCGCTGGTTGCTGAGGATGTAGCCGCCGACGGCGAGGGCCACGAGCACCATGCCGACGACCGCCGCCATCTCGACCGCGTAGCGGCGGACCTGCCCGAGCAGCGTCATCGGCCCACCCTCCGGGCCGTCGCGCGCAGCTCGCGCAGGAGCGCGCGGACCTCCGTCAGCGACGGCGCAGCCGCGGCGCGGACCTCCGTCGTCGGCGCCGGCGGCGCGGTCCGCGCCCGCAGGTCCACGGGCGGCTGGGTCGCGCACTCCACGTCGGGCCGGAAGGGCGGCGCCTGCGCGGTCTTGGCCGGGCGCGATCCGACGAGCGGGACGGCCTGCTGGGAGACCAGCCGGGTGAGGCTGGGCAGCTGGCCGCTCGAGACGAGGCTCTCGCCGAACGTCGCGAGGTAGCGGACCGCCGGGCCGTTGGCGTCGAAGCTCTGCGACGCGCTGGCCAGGCCCACCAGCCCGGTCATGAGCTCGCGCCACGCCGGCAGGCCGGTCGACAGCTCGCCGTCGTCGAGCTTGGCGACGAGGACCGGCAGCGCCTGGTCGTGCACGCAGCTGGCCACCGGCTCGACCTTGCGCAGCAGCTCCTGGAGCTCGGGGCGCAGCCGCTCGAGGTCGCGGACCGCGGGCCGGCCGTCACGCACGAGGCCCGGCAGGACGTCGTCGGCGAGCAGCCGGCCGGCCTCGCGCAGCAGCGGCGTGCCGAGGTCGAGCGTCGTCGAGGCGCGGCGCAGGACCGGCCGCAGGTCGCCCGCCAGCCGGCGCACCGACGGGATCGCCCGGTTGAGGTCGGCCAGCGCAGCGGGCGCCTGCTCGAGCAGGCCGTCGAGGCCCCGCACCGTCGCGGTCAGCGCACCGCGACGGTCGGCCAGGGCGTCGGTCGTGCGGCGCAGCCCCGTGACGAGCCCGGCGAGGTCGCGGCGGCGCTCGGCGAAGGCGCGCACGACGCGCTCGCCCCGGACCACGAGCGCGGCGAGGTCGTCGGGGCGCTGGCCGCGTGCCTCCTCGGCGAGCACCGCGGCGCCGGCCATCGCGCCGCGCAGCGGCCCGAACGTCGCGCGCAGCGCCTGCGCCCCGCCGTCGTCCAGCGCGCCGCCGAGGCCGTCGAGCGTCTGGCGCAGCGACGTGCGCGTGTCCGAGCGCAGCGCGCTGAGGACCTGGTCGAGCTGGACCGGGATGGCCGTCTGGCCCAGCGGGATCCGCCCGCCGTCCTCGAGCTCGGGCGCCTGCGGCGTCCCGGGATGCAGGTCGACGAAGAAGTTGCCCTCGAGGAACAGCCGCGGGCGCACCTTGAGCGTCGCGTCACGGTGCAGCGGCCGCCCGCCGTCGTCGATGCGCATCCGCACCACGCCCGTCGCGCCCTCGCCGCGGCGGACCTCGACGACCTCCCCCACCTGGACGCCGGCCACGCGCACCGGCGAGTCGGCGCGCAGCTCGGTGACCGACGAGACGACGGCCTCGACCTCGTAGCCGCCGCGGAACGGCAGCGGGCCGCCGAAGGCGAGGTAGAACGCGCCGACCCACACGGCGACGGTCAGCAGGCCGAAGCGCACCCGCGCCCCCACGCTGTCCAGCCGCCTCACCGCGGGCCGCCCTCCATGCCGGGGCCCGGAGGCGTGCCCTTCGGCGGCGCGGTCAGCTCGGTCGAGAACGGCTCGCGCTCGGGCGTCGAGCCGATGCGCTGCTGTCCGGTCCAGCGCTCGTTGCCGGTCTCGCACTCGCCGTCGACCGAGCCGTAGGGCGTCGCGTGCAGGCGCGGGCTCGGCGTCGCCGACTGGAGGACCTCGGGCAGCTCGAGGACCGGCGTGAACGAGAACCAGTTGCCGGTCTCGTCGCCCTCGCTGATCGTCGACGACGCGTTGCGCGTCCACAGCCCGAGGTAGTTGCAGGTGACCTGGAACGGGTTGGTCCTGCGCAGTGTCGGCTCGAGCGACGCGACGGCGGCGGTGAGGCCGGTCACGGAGTCGGGGGTGGCCGGGTCCTGCGACAGGCGCTGCAGCGCGCGCAGCGTGCGTTCCAGGTCCGGGCCGAGCGGGATCGCCCGGCGCAGGACCGGCGTTCCGCGGCGCACCGCGCGGTCGAGGCTGCGCGCGGCCGCGGGCAGCGCGCGCGTGCCCGGCCGCAGCTCGCGTGCCAGCGCCGCGGCGTCCGCGACGACGGGCCGGGCGCGGCCCAGCACCCGCGTGGCGACCGCCTCGGTCTGCGGCGCGCGGTCGAGCGTCGCGCCGAGGGCGTCGCGCTCGGCGTCCAGCGAGCCCAGCGTGGCCGCGGCGCCCTCGGTCAGCGACCCCAGCTGGGCGGCGACCGGCGCCGCCGCGCCGGCGGCCGCCTCCAGCCCGCGGATCCAGCCCCGCAGGTCCGTGCGCCGCGCGCGCAGCGTCCGGGCGACGGGGCGCAGCAGGCGCGTCGCCGGGCGCAGGGCCTCGATGCTCGCGCTGACGTCCTGCCCGCGCGACGCCAGCGCGTCGGCCGCCGGCTCGACCGCGCCGCGGAACGCCCGCCGCGACTCGGCGTCGAAGGCGTTGAAGACCTCGTCGAGCTCGACGATCCCGCCGGCCTGCGAGACCGGCAGCGTCCCGCCCGCCCGCACGCCGCGCCGGCTGCGCCCGCGCTGGAGCTCGAGGTACTTCAGCCCGAGCGTCGAGCGCGGGCGGACGGTCACCACGCTGTCGGTGGGCAGCGGCCGCTGGGGCTCCTCCAGCTTCAGCGCCAGCCGTGCGGCCACCGTGCCGTCGCGCTGCTCCTCGGCGGTGATCGCGTCGACCACGCCGACGCGCTCGCCGCCGACCCGGACGTCGTTGCCCGGCACGAGCGACGCCGCGTCCGGGACGAGCACCTCCACCTCGTAGGTGGGCACGAACGGCAGCCCGTCGTTGGCGTTGTAGGAGAGGAACATCGCCACGAGCGTCACCAGCACCGTGGCGGCGCCGATGAGCACCGGGTTGGCGGCGATGCTCGACTCGTTGGGGCGGCGGATCATCCGAGCAGGAGGTCGAGCAACGGGCCGACCGGGTCGGAGGACGGGGGCGACTGCCGCGGCCGGTCCCTGCCGCCGCCGAGCAGGCCGTCCAGCAGCTCGCGCGTGTCGTCGAGGAGCTGGGGGATCGCGCCCTTCGGCGCCTCGGGCGCGGCGGGCGACGTCGGGGCGGGCGCCGGCTCGGTCCTGGCCGGCGCGGGCGTCGTGGACGCCGGCGGCACGGGCGCGGGCGTCACGGGCCGCCGCGGGCGCTCGCGCTCGGCGCGGGCCGTCCCGCGCCGGGGCCTCGCCGTCGCCCGCACGCCACGCCCCGCCGCGAAGTGCGCGTCGCACGCCGGCACCGTCGTCGTCGCGTAGAGCGCGCACGCCGAGCCGATGAGGTGCGCGGGGATCGTGTGGGAGTAGCGGTCGAACCGCGACGTGGTCAGGGCGGCGTTGCGCGCGAAGGTCTGCAGGCCCTCGACGACCCCGCGGGCGCGCAGCGAGACGAGCAGCTCGTCGAGCAGGTCGGCCGTCGGCCGGGCCGCCGCGGCGAAGCGCCGCAGCCGGCGGACCACCGGCGCCGCCGCCCGCAGCGCGCGCTCCCCGGTGACCGAGGCGGTGCCCAGCCGGTCGAGCGCGGGGCGCGCCTCGTCGGCCAGCGGCCCCGCCGCGCGAGCCAGGCGGCGCAGCGCCGGAGCCGCCTGCTGGGCGTCGGCCAGGACCGGCTCGACGTCGCGCGCCGCGGAGGCCAGGTCGCGCATCGTCGGCTCGGCCTCGCGCAGCAGCGGCGGCAGCCCCGCGACCGTCCGCTCGAGCTGGGCGCGGCGCCGCGCCGTCACGTCCGCCACACGCGCGCCGCGCTCGAGCACGTCGCCCACCGCGCCGCGGTGCTCGGCCAGCGCCCCGACGACCCGGTCGGCCTCGTGGGTCAGGGCACGGATGCGCGCGCGGTCGCGCTCGACGATCCGCAGGACGCGGTCGGCCTCCTGCAGCGCCGGGTTGGCGCGGCGGATGACGGCGTTGAGGTCGTCGCCGCGCGCGGCGAGGCCGGTGCCGAGCTCGTTGAGGACGATCGCCACGCGCGTGGTGACCGGCTGGCGGAACGTCGCGGCGAGGAGGTCGGGGTCGACCGGCGCGTGGGTGTTCGTCACCGGGACGGTCGGGACCGTGTCCCCGCGACCGGCGAGCGGCCGCCCGCGCGGGGAGCCCGGCGCGCACTGCACGAACTTCTCCCCGATGAGCGACTGCGGCTGGATCGTGCAGTCCGCGTCGGAGCGAAACGGCGCGAAGTCGTCGTCGACCTCCATCTGCACCCGCGCGCGCCGGCCGTCCACGACGACGTCGACCACCTTGCCCGCCTTCGCGCCGGCCACCTTCACGTCCTGGCCCGGGATGAGGAACCCGGCGTTGTCGAAGAGCGCGTCGACGCGGAAGGTCCCGCCGCTGCTGCCGCCCGCACCGGACAGCACGGTCCAGCCCGCGGCGAGCGCGACGACGACCAGCGTGGCGGCGAGGACACGCCTCATCGGAGGCTGTCGGCCTCCTTGCACGGCGTCGCCGTCAACCACGGGTTCGACGCGTCGGGCGCCGCCTGCGTCGCCGCGCCGGGGCAGCGCTCGACGACGCCGCGGCGGAAGCGCAGGAGCGGGTTGTCGGCCGGCTGCGCGTCGCCGAGCGAGAGCAGGCCCGAGCCCGAGAACGGGTTGCCCTGCAGCCCGATGCGCGTGTAGTGGCCGTTGGCGTCGTAGGAGGCGCCGGTCGTCCCGCCGAACCCGTTGAGCAGGCCCGCGACGAGGTCGGGCGTGTAGGCGCGGACGCCGTCGACGACCCCCTCGTCCTGCAGCCCCCCGACCGCCTCGGTCGCCGCGGCGAACGCCGGGCGCGCGCGGTCCTCGAGCGCCGGGGCGCCGCGCAGCAGCGCGCCCGCGTCGGGCAGCAGCCGGCGCACGTCGCCGACGACCGGCCGGGCGGCGCGCAGCACGGGCCGGGCCGCCGCGAGGAACGCCCGCAGGCGGGGCGCGACCGGCACCGCGTCGCGCACGGCGGGGCGCAGGTCGCCCGCCGCGGCGCGGAGGTTGGCCAGCGTCGTGTTCGCGCGGCGCAGCGTGCCGGGCGCGGCGCGCAGCGCGCCGTCGAGCTCGTCCGCCGCGGCGGCCACGGCGTCCGCCGTCCCCGCCGCCGACACGACGCCCGCCGCCAGGTCGTCCTCGCGGGCGGCGACGGCGTCGACGACCGTGGCGCCCTCGACGAGGAAGCGCTCGAACGCCGGCTGGTCGGCGAGGAGCTGGTCGAGCGTCCGCGAGGTCTGGGTGAGCGCCGGGCTCAGCGCCTCGAGCCCACGGTTGGCCGCGGCCCGGTCGCCGCCGAACGCCGTCGCGGTGCCGTGGACGAGGTCCTGCAGCGCCGAGCGCGTCCCCGCGTCGAGCGTGTTGATGACGGCGTCGAGGTCGACGATCGGCTCGGTCGACTCCGCGCCGATGCGCCCGCCGTCGGGGATCGCCCGCGCGGAGTCGGGCCCCGGATGCAGGGCCACGAGCCGGCCCGCCACCGACGAGAGCGACGGCGAGCGGATCGACGCGCGCGTGCCCTCGTGCAGCGGCGTGAGGTCCTCGTCGGTGATGCGCAGCCGCAGCTGCGCCCGGTTGTCCGGCGTGAGCTCGATCGACTGCACCGTCCCGACCTCGGCGCCGCCGACCTCCACGAGGTTGCCCTCCACGAGCTGGCCGGCGTCCTGCGCCGTGACGACCACCTCGTAGCTGCCCGCCCGGCCGCCGACGAGCACCACGGCGACGACGGCCGCGGCGACCACCATCACGACGACGGCAAGCGCCCGCGCAGGGCTGGACGACACCTCGGCCCTCCTCCTCTCCCCGAGGTCGCTGCCGACCCTAACCGCGCGCCGAGCGCGCGGGCAACCGCCGGAGCCCTAGGGCGTGGAGAGCATCCGCCGGACCACCGCGCCGGCCTGCTCGGGTGAGAGCACGCGGCGGCGGATCAGCGGCAGCATGCCGACGATGAGCCCGCCCCAGGCCGCCGCCAGGAGCAGCGGCGGGAGGTCGCCGCGCAGCGCGCCGCTCTCGCGGCCGCGCGTCATCAGGGCCACCAGCGGCTCGCGCATCTCGACGTCGCGCTCCTCGCTGATCTCGTCGTGCACCGGCGTCATCCGCCAGGACGGGTTGGTCTCGCCGATGCGCAGGACCGCGGCGCTGAGGCGCTCGACCGCCGCGCCGGGCTCGCCGTCGGTGAGCTCGCGGTCGCGCAGCAGGGCGATCGTGTCGTCGAGCGACCGGCGGCGCAGCGCCATCAGGAGGTCGTCGCGCGAGGGGAAGTGCCGATGGACGGTCGCGCGATGGACGCCGGCGGCCTCGGCGATGTCCTGCATGGAGGCCCGTGGCTGGTCAGCGAGCAGGAGGGACGCGGCCTGCAGGATCGCGTCGATGTTGCGCAGCGCATCGCTGCGGCGTGCTCGGCCGGAGGACGGTTCCAGCTCCTTCACAAGCTCCGAGCGTAGACCTGCGACGCGCGACGCGCGGTCTTCTGCGGCGAACGGCAGGACAAGAATGCGGTGCACATCCCCGCATTCCGCCGGGGGGTTGTGTCCCAACCCTCGACGGAAGGCCGATCATCCGGCCAGATCGGTGCACGAGCGATGAGCCGCGGTCGACCACTGGGCCGTGCGACGTCTTCTCCCGGTCCTCA
The DNA window shown above is from Conexibacter sp. SYSU D00693 and carries:
- a CDS encoding MlaD family protein; protein product: MIRRPNESSIAANPVLIGAATVLVTLVAMFLSYNANDGLPFVPTYEVEVLVPDAASLVPGNDVRVGGERVGVVDAITAEEQRDGTVAARLALKLEEPQRPLPTDSVVTVRPRSTLGLKYLELQRGRSRRGVRAGGTLPVSQAGGIVELDEVFNAFDAESRRAFRGAVEPAADALASRGQDVSASIEALRPATRLLRPVARTLRARRTDLRGWIRGLEAAAGAAAPVAAQLGSLTEGAAATLGSLDAERDALGATLDRAPQTEAVATRVLGRARPVVADAAALARELRPGTRALPAAARSLDRAVRRGTPVLRRAIPLGPDLERTLRALQRLSQDPATPDSVTGLTAAVASLEPTLRRTNPFQVTCNYLGLWTRNASSTISEGDETGNWFSFTPVLELPEVLQSATPSPRLHATPYGSVDGECETGNERWTGQQRIGSTPEREPFSTELTAPPKGTPPGPGMEGGPR
- a CDS encoding MlaD family protein, with amino-acid sequence MRRVLAATLVVVALAAGWTVLSGAGGSSGGTFRVDALFDNAGFLIPGQDVKVAGAKAGKVVDVVVDGRRARVQMEVDDDFAPFRSDADCTIQPQSLIGEKFVQCAPGSPRGRPLAGRGDTVPTVPVTNTHAPVDPDLLAATFRQPVTTRVAIVLNELGTGLAARGDDLNAVIRRANPALQEADRVLRIVERDRARIRALTHEADRVVGALAEHRGAVGDVLERGARVADVTARRRAQLERTVAGLPPLLREAEPTMRDLASAARDVEPVLADAQQAAPALRRLARAAGPLADEARPALDRLGTASVTGERALRAAAPVVRRLRRFAAAARPTADLLDELLVSLRARGVVEGLQTFARNAALTTSRFDRYSHTIPAHLIGSACALYATTTVPACDAHFAAGRGVRATARPRRGTARAERERPRRPVTPAPVPPASTTPAPARTEPAPAPTSPAAPEAPKGAIPQLLDDTRELLDGLLGGGRDRPRQSPPSSDPVGPLLDLLLG
- a CDS encoding MlaD family protein; this translates as MSKQAPTLGRLLAMVLFALSCFGLLLFLWTSFGGPAPLKPKGYRLEVPFDEATQLTQNADVRVSGVPIGKVVALDTDGQGRTLATLELRARYAPVHRDARATLRLKTLLGETFVELTRGTPDAPLLPEGARLPRSQVQGTVELDEVLRAFDAPTRRAFKRGLQGAAAILRDRGPDLNDALGGLAGTAQRGAGLLAVLHAQEDALSHGVRDTGRVFAALGRDDGAVRRLVTSADRVLRTTARRDPDVRALLRRLPTFQDELRPTLEEADRLLADARPVLAQLRRAAPDVRPVLRDGTALAPELERLFADVDPVVRASAAGLPALRRTVDAARPLVGVLDPLARDLRPVADYVGRYQRELMQSWMNVAASTQATFKPAGAQGRLHYLRVLIPIWTEALVNQAKRLPTNRHNAYLAPGALAKLGQGGLESFSCSHTSNPPALPALGTAPPCKVQAPWAFGGQTAAFPRLREVAP
- a CDS encoding MlaD family protein encodes the protein MSSSPARALAVVVMVVAAAVVAVVLVGGRAGSYEVVVTAQDAGQLVEGNLVEVGGAEVGTVQSIELTPDNRAQLRLRITDEDLTPLHEGTRASIRSPSLSSVAGRLVALHPGPDSARAIPDGGRIGAESTEPIVDLDAVINTLDAGTRSALQDLVHGTATAFGGDRAAANRGLEALSPALTQTSRTLDQLLADQPAFERFLVEGATVVDAVAAREDDLAAGVVSAAGTADAVAAAADELDGALRAAPGTLRRANTTLANLRAAAGDLRPAVRDAVPVAPRLRAFLAAARPVLRAARPVVGDVRRLLPDAGALLRGAPALEDRARPAFAAATEAVGGLQDEGVVDGVRAYTPDLVAGLLNGFGGTTGASYDANGHYTRIGLQGNPFSGSGLLSLGDAQPADNPLLRFRRGVVERCPGAATQAAPDASNPWLTATPCKEADSLR
- a CDS encoding MlaD family protein, encoding MRRLDSVGARVRFGLLTVAVWVGAFYLAFGGPLPFRGGYEVEAVVSSVTELRADSPVRVAGVQVGEVVEVRRGEGATGVVRMRIDDGGRPLHRDATLKVRPRLFLEGNFFVDLHPGTPQAPELEDGGRIPLGQTAIPVQLDQVLSALRSDTRTSLRQTLDGLGGALDDGGAQALRATFGPLRGAMAGAAVLAEEARGQRPDDLAALVVRGERVVRAFAERRRDLAGLVTGLRRTTDALADRRGALTATVRGLDGLLEQAPAALADLNRAIPSVRRLAGDLRPVLRRASTTLDLGTPLLREAGRLLADDVLPGLVRDGRPAVRDLERLRPELQELLRKVEPVASCVHDQALPVLVAKLDDGELSTGLPAWRELMTGLVGLASASQSFDANGPAVRYLATFGESLVSSGQLPSLTRLVSQQAVPLVGSRPAKTAQAPPFRPDVECATQPPVDLRARTAPPAPTTEVRAAAAPSLTEVRALLRELRATARRVGR
- a CDS encoding MlaD family protein; translated protein: MTLLGQVRRYAVEMAAVVGMVLVALAVGGYILSNQRLRFPWEDVYEVTAAFSTAQAVTPGQGQTIAVAGVDVGEVREVRLVDGRALVTFEVDRTKLPRIHRDATMLLRPKTGLQDMSVQLDPGTEGSPLLGQDDVLPVSRTLPNVNLDEVLAGLDQDTRLWLRTIAQATGRGLQGRARDVRAILRTAAPSLERTAKVTEAITARRGELRRLVGSLRRLTDAAAARDDDVRALVTGAHRTFGAIARQDDAVRGALERLPGTLRATTDALSASRPLSRRLPQAVAALRPALADLEPALPRVDPLLRDARPAARRIRGLAVQARPVLRSARPAVRDLLAQTPDLSSSFDVLRYVTNELGHNPEGPEEGYLFWTAWFLHNAGSILSIDDAQGAVWRGGLIVSCSTLGGLPEELHAVLRVITQLPACPADASGQTPARRAGR
- a CDS encoding TetR/AcrR family transcriptional regulator — protein: MKELEPSSGRARRSDALRNIDAILQAASLLLADQPRASMQDIAEAAGVHRATVHRHFPSRDDLLMALRRRSLDDTIALLRDRELTDGEPGAAVERLSAAVLRIGETNPSWRMTPVHDEISEERDVEMREPLVALMTRGRESGALRGDLPPLLLAAAWGGLIVGMLPLIRRRVLSPEQAGAVVRRMLSTP